GTCAAACACGgttttggaccgggatgatataataaaccaagtttagggaccttaatgtgcgctttgcaagttcgtggacctaagtgaaacctcctgacaagtttaagtactgctggtgcattttactcaaaaaaataaaccaaattcccttaatagggggtttctaaaatatgtgggtgatttgttacaACGGCGCGTTCCATAATATTAAAATCCACTGTAACATTTGATccgtacatagtgaaacattacaAGTACACTAACTGAAACATCGTAAAACTATTGGTTGAAACATCGAAAGAAATCATATGcaatattcaaaaaaaatatcaatagaaaagctaaaatatttttttatcgaaatataatcatgtgtggtattgttgtaaagatttaattgcaatgaatacaacggtgtgatcggatcgtagattggataattagtttaagagaaaaatcgttTTAAAATAAGAGGCAGGAGGCGCACGCGACACGGAGCGTCCGATTTTTCTTCAACCGTCGGACGTCCGGCACTCAGCATTCTCGCATTTTATCACCACcgaaaacaaatataataaaaaataatagatgTAAGCATCGCCAGAAGCTACCAAACGTAGACTAGATAATACTACAATAATGCATCCAAGCAGTACGGAAGCAACTGAGTTCTCAAATTGTCCATGCTGCAGCTGCACGAATAAGTGGTTCAGCTAAGGCTTGCGCCTGCCGGCGAGCGAACGGAGATGGacatggtggcggcgacgccggcggcgcacGTGCTCATGTTCCCGTGCCCGGTGCACGGCCACATCACCTGCATGCTCCACTTCGCCAcgggcctcctcgccgctgGCCTCCACGTCACCTTCCTCCACAGCGACCACaacctccgccgcgccgccgccgcgtcgtcgccgcggctCCGGTACGTGTCCATCCCGGACGGGCTCCCCGTCGAACACCCACGCGACGTGGGCCGAATCGTGGAGCTCATGGAGTCGCTGAAGACCAAGGCCAGCGTCGCGTACCGCTCCCTGCTCGCTTCGCTGCTGCTGGGTGACGCTACCGGCGGGTTCCCTCCGGTGACCTGCGTCGTCGCCGATGGCATCATGTCGTTCGCCGTGGACGTCGCCGAGGAGCTCGGCATCCCGGCGCTCGCCTTTCGCACGGACAGCGCGTGCAGCTTCCTGGCGTACCTGTCCCTGCCCAGACTGCTGGAGCTAGGCGAGCTCCCTTTcaaggacggcgacgacctcgaCGAGCCGGTGCGCGGCGTTCCGGGCATGGAGAGCTTCCTGCGCCGGCGAGATCTACCAAGCCAGTGCCGGGATTGCAGCGACCCCGACAACGACCCGCTGCTGCAGATAGTGTACGGGTTCACGGCGCACAGCGGGAACGCACGGGCGCTCGTGCTAAACACGGCGGCGTCCATGGAGCGGGCGGCGCTCGCGCATATCGCGCCTCACATGCGCGACGTCTTCGCCATCGGGCCTCTCCACGCCATGTCCccgaccgcgccggccgccggcggtaGCCTGTGGCGGGAAGACGACGGCTGCTTGGCGTGGCTGGACGGCCAGGCCGACGGGTCCGTCGTGTACGTCAGCTTGGGGAGCCTCACCGTCATCTCGCTCGAGCAGTTCACGGAGTTCCTCCAcgggctcgtcgccgccgggtACCCATTCCTCTGGGTGCTCCGGCCGGACATGGTCGGCGCGA
The window above is part of the Oryza sativa Japonica Group chromosome 7, ASM3414082v1 genome. Proteins encoded here:
- the LOC4343257 gene encoding 7-deoxyloganetic acid glucosyltransferase, with the protein product MDMVAATPAAHVLMFPCPVHGHITCMLHFATGLLAAGLHVTFLHSDHNLRRAAAASSPRLRYVSIPDGLPVEHPRDVGRIVELMESLKTKASVAYRSLLASLLLGDATGGFPPVTCVVADGIMSFAVDVAEELGIPALAFRTDSACSFLAYLSLPRLLELGELPFKDGDDLDEPVRGVPGMESFLRRRDLPSQCRDCSDPDNDPLLQIVYGFTAHSGNARALVLNTAASMERAALAHIAPHMRDVFAIGPLHAMSPTAPAAGGSLWREDDGCLAWLDGQADGSVVYVSLGSLTVISLEQFTEFLHGLVAAGYPFLWVLRPDMVGASQSAALREAVAAAGKSKARVVEWAPQRGVLRHRAVGCFLTHAGWNSTLEAAVEGVPMVCWPFFTDQQINSRFVGGVWRTGLDMKDVCDAAVVARMVREAMESGQIRASAQALAREVRRDVADGGSSTAEFKRLVEFIVELSTTAVAAIKDEEYVASYVNI